A window from Marinagarivorans cellulosilyticus encodes these proteins:
- a CDS encoding acetyl-CoA carboxylase carboxyltransferase subunit alpha, protein MNLNYLSFEQDIAKFEGQIAELKLASTDQDIDISDEIDSLRQKLKKETESIYNNLTPWQTVQVARHPQRPYTSDYISRMVDDWDELHGDRHFGDDAAIIGGIGRINGRSVMIIGEEKGRSVQEKVSRNFGMPRPEGYRKALRLMEMAERFKLPIITLIDTPGAYPGIDSEERGISEAIAQNLAVMSRLRTPIICTVIGEGSSGGALAIGVGDHLNMLQYATYFVISPEGCANIIWKTVEKAPLAAEAMGVTSSKLEELGIIDETILEPLGGAHRNPDEMANALKERLSAQLDELCATDPDELLAKRYERLMSYGNE, encoded by the coding sequence ATGAATTTAAATTACCTAAGCTTTGAACAAGATATCGCCAAATTTGAAGGCCAAATTGCTGAGCTGAAGCTCGCCAGCACAGATCAAGATATCGACATATCGGATGAAATTGACAGCTTGCGACAAAAGCTCAAAAAAGAAACCGAAAGCATTTACAACAATTTAACCCCGTGGCAAACGGTGCAAGTAGCCCGTCATCCGCAACGCCCTTACACCAGCGATTACATATCGCGTATGGTTGACGATTGGGACGAATTGCATGGCGATCGTCACTTTGGTGATGACGCCGCTATTATCGGTGGCATTGGTCGTATTAACGGTCGCAGCGTAATGATTATTGGCGAAGAAAAAGGCCGTAGCGTACAAGAAAAAGTATCGCGAAATTTCGGCATGCCCCGCCCCGAAGGTTACCGCAAGGCTTTGCGTTTAATGGAAATGGCCGAACGTTTTAAGCTTCCAATTATCACCCTTATTGACACACCAGGAGCCTACCCCGGCATTGATAGCGAAGAACGCGGTATTAGTGAAGCCATTGCGCAAAACCTCGCCGTTATGAGCCGCTTGCGCACCCCAATCATTTGCACGGTTATCGGAGAAGGATCATCTGGCGGCGCATTGGCCATTGGCGTGGGCGACCACCTCAATATGCTGCAATACGCAACTTACTTTGTTATCTCCCCCGAAGGCTGCGCCAATATCATTTGGAAAACCGTAGAAAAAGCACCACTTGCTGCAGAAGCTATGGGTGTAACCTCAAGTAAACTTGAAGAACTTGGCATTATCGACGAAACCATTTTAGAGCCACTCGGCGGCGCGCACCGCAACCCCGATGAAATGGCCAATGCCCTAAAGGAACGCTTAAGCGCACAACTCGATGAACTTTGCGCAACAGACCCAGACGAGCTTCTAGCAAAACGCTACGAACGCCTAATGAGTTACGGCAACGAATAA
- a CDS encoding SDR family oxidoreductase, giving the protein MHIVITGANRGIGLALTQYYLAQGHKVTAVCRQNSSALEATQAHIISNIDMSNEATLTDLTHQLQDQSIDILINNAGILHSETLHEFNSNTIEQQFQVNALAPINVTRMLLPQLHSGSKVAVITSRMGSIADNGSGGYYGYRMSKAALNAGAKSLAIDLAPQGISVAILHPGFVQTDMVGHAGDISAETAAQRLAARIENLKPENTGTFWHSNGEVLPW; this is encoded by the coding sequence ATGCATATCGTGATTACCGGCGCAAACCGTGGAATTGGATTAGCACTCACGCAGTACTACCTAGCACAAGGCCATAAAGTCACCGCCGTGTGCCGCCAAAATTCAAGCGCCCTTGAAGCAACCCAAGCACATATCATTAGCAACATCGATATGAGCAACGAGGCGACCCTTACCGATTTAACCCACCAACTTCAAGACCAGAGCATCGACATCCTCATTAATAATGCCGGCATATTGCACAGCGAAACATTGCACGAATTCAATTCAAACACTATCGAGCAACAATTCCAGGTTAATGCATTAGCGCCAATTAACGTCACCCGCATGCTACTTCCGCAATTACACAGCGGCAGCAAAGTCGCTGTGATTACAAGCCGAATGGGCTCTATTGCTGATAATGGTTCTGGCGGTTACTACGGCTACCGAATGTCTAAAGCTGCATTAAATGCTGGAGCAAAGTCGCTAGCGATCGATCTTGCACCGCAAGGCATCAGCGTTGCTATATTGCACCCTGGGTTTGTACAAACCGATATGGTTGGGCATGCAGGTGACATATCGGCAGAAACAGCAGCGCAACGTCTAGCGGCAAGAATTGAAAACCTAAAACCAGAAAATACAGGCACCTTCTGGCACTCCAATGGCGAAGTTTTACCCTGGTAA
- the pabC gene encoding aminodeoxychorismate lyase: protein MTASNAKLKSYWQVNGEFGASLPMADRGLAYGDGLFETMRFQKGLCALADQHWARLLKGCERLSITLDKNRLLADLQSFLNNIQKQEPNLHGIVKLIVTRGAGGKGYLPPENSKTTLIWQWLPAAAPSTEAQNGVSLCVSDVRLAKQKLLAGLKHLNRLEYVLAADRAPAGQLPLLLDADEYVIETLSHNVFLVREGEVITPHLMHCGVEGVLKQFAQQKIVPSLNINMREACVSLNEIMAADEVFIGNSVRGFWPVTQLAANKKIVNWSIGNICRQFQKSHQLYLQSVHG from the coding sequence ATGACCGCTTCTAACGCAAAGTTAAAAAGTTATTGGCAGGTGAATGGCGAATTCGGTGCCAGCCTGCCAATGGCCGATCGAGGCTTGGCTTATGGTGACGGCCTTTTTGAAACTATGCGTTTTCAAAAAGGGCTTTGCGCGTTAGCTGATCAGCATTGGGCGCGCCTGCTAAAAGGCTGTGAACGCTTATCCATTACACTCGATAAAAATCGATTACTGGCAGACCTCCAATCGTTTTTAAATAATATTCAAAAACAAGAGCCAAACTTACATGGCATTGTTAAGCTTATTGTCACTCGAGGTGCGGGCGGCAAAGGTTATTTGCCCCCAGAAAACTCCAAAACAACGCTCATTTGGCAGTGGCTTCCTGCTGCGGCTCCATCCACAGAAGCGCAAAATGGTGTTTCTTTATGCGTTAGTGATGTGCGTTTAGCAAAGCAAAAGCTATTGGCTGGGCTCAAGCATTTAAATCGCTTGGAATACGTATTGGCAGCCGATCGGGCACCGGCCGGTCAATTACCTTTGCTGTTAGATGCGGATGAATATGTCATCGAAACACTGTCTCATAATGTTTTTTTAGTGCGTGAAGGCGAAGTCATTACGCCGCATTTAATGCATTGCGGTGTTGAGGGTGTGCTTAAACAATTTGCGCAGCAAAAAATTGTACCGTCGTTAAATATTAATATGCGCGAAGCTTGTGTTTCGCTTAATGAAATAATGGCGGCGGACGAAGTTTTTATTGGCAATAGTGTGCGAGGCTTTTGGCCTGTAACACAGTTGGCTGCGAATAAAAAAATCGTGAACTGGTCAATTGGCAATATTTGTCGTCAATTTCAAAAATCACATCAACTGTATTTACAATCTGTTCATGGCTAA
- the rpmF gene encoding 50S ribosomal protein L32, giving the protein MAVQKSKKTRSKRGMRRSHDALTATNLSVDATTGEKHLRHHITPDGFYRGRKVLNTQDDE; this is encoded by the coding sequence ATGGCTGTTCAAAAGTCGAAAAAAACCCGCTCTAAGCGCGGTATGCGTCGTTCACATGATGCATTAACTGCAACTAACTTGTCGGTAGATGCAACTACTGGTGAAAAGCATTTGCGTCACCACATTACGCCAGACGGTTTTTACCGTGGCCGTAAGGTTTTGAATACTCAAGACGACGAGTAA
- the fabF gene encoding beta-ketoacyl-ACP synthase II, whose protein sequence is MDRKRVVITGMGMVSPVGHTVAESWDSVVNGRSGVSAIEHFDASAFATQFSASVKNFDLSPYMNEKEARKNDPFIQFGMAAGIQAIEDSGLTVDNADAERIGCVIGSGIGGLGSIEDTSILIKERGPRRVSPFFVPGSIINMISGNLSIKYGFKGTNLAVTTACTTGTHAIGLAAREIMFGYADAVVCGGAEMATTPVGIGGFAAARALSKRNDDPQKASRPWDKDRDGFVLGDGAGVLVLEEYEHAKARGAKIYAELSGFGTSSDAFHMTSPPEDGAGAAKSMINALRDAGMDSSAVNYINAHGTSTPAGDKAECAAVKSVFSEHANNIAVSSTKSMTGHLLGAAGAIEAIFSVMAIVDQVAPPTINLDSPDEGCDLNFVPHTAQKMTIDVAMSNSFGFGGTNGTLVFSKVSE, encoded by the coding sequence GTGGACCGCAAGCGCGTTGTAATCACCGGGATGGGAATGGTAAGCCCAGTCGGACATACTGTGGCCGAATCTTGGGATTCTGTGGTAAATGGTCGAAGTGGCGTGAGCGCTATCGAGCACTTCGATGCTAGCGCCTTTGCTACGCAGTTCAGTGCCTCTGTCAAAAACTTTGATTTGTCGCCTTACATGAATGAAAAAGAGGCGAGAAAAAACGACCCGTTTATTCAGTTTGGTATGGCTGCCGGTATACAAGCCATCGAGGACTCCGGCCTGACTGTTGACAATGCAGATGCCGAACGCATCGGTTGTGTGATTGGCTCTGGTATTGGCGGCTTGGGGTCTATTGAAGATACCTCCATTTTAATTAAAGAGCGCGGGCCGCGTCGTGTATCGCCGTTTTTTGTGCCTGGCTCAATCATTAATATGATCTCCGGCAACCTGTCGATCAAATATGGTTTTAAAGGGACAAACCTCGCCGTGACAACGGCATGCACCACTGGCACCCATGCGATAGGGCTGGCCGCGCGAGAAATTATGTTTGGTTATGCTGATGCCGTGGTGTGTGGCGGTGCAGAAATGGCCACTACCCCAGTAGGTATTGGCGGCTTTGCTGCGGCGCGTGCTTTATCAAAACGCAACGATGATCCTCAAAAAGCCAGCCGCCCTTGGGATAAAGACCGCGACGGCTTTGTGCTGGGTGATGGTGCTGGGGTATTGGTGCTGGAAGAGTACGAACATGCTAAAGCGCGCGGTGCAAAAATATATGCCGAGCTATCTGGTTTTGGTACAAGCAGCGATGCCTTCCACATGACTTCACCGCCTGAAGACGGCGCCGGTGCGGCAAAATCTATGATTAACGCATTGCGCGATGCGGGGATGGATTCCAGTGCAGTTAACTACATTAATGCGCATGGAACATCGACACCTGCTGGCGATAAAGCCGAATGTGCTGCTGTTAAAAGTGTGTTTTCAGAGCACGCCAACAACATAGCGGTAAGTTCAACAAAATCTATGACTGGCCACTTGTTGGGTGCTGCTGGTGCTATCGAAGCCATTTTTAGTGTTATGGCCATTGTTGATCAAGTTGCCCCGCCCACAATTAATTTAGATTCACCCGATGAAGGGTGTGACCTCAATTTTGTTCCGCATACCGCCCAGAAAATGACCATTGATGTCGCGATGAGCAACTCTTTTGGTTTTGGTGGTACTAATGGCACTTTGGTTTTTTCTAAGGTGAGTGAGTAA
- the fabG gene encoding 3-oxoacyl-ACP reductase FabG, whose translation MSDAKRVALVTGASRGIGAAIAQKLGADGFIVIGTATSANGASAISEKLAASGIEGEGMVLNVADSESVNAVVADIAKKYSAVTVLVNNAGITKDNLLMRMSDEEWFDVIDTNLNSIFRLTKACLRGMLKAKWGRVVSITSIVGCMGNAGQTNYAATKAGVAGFARSMAQEVGSRNITVNAVAPGFIDTDMTKALPEEQRKKLESSIALNRLGQPEEIAGVVAFLCSDAAAYVTGETVQVNGGMYMQ comes from the coding sequence ATGAGTGATGCAAAGCGCGTAGCGTTAGTGACCGGTGCAAGCCGTGGGATTGGTGCGGCTATCGCGCAGAAACTGGGTGCAGATGGCTTTATTGTTATTGGTACAGCCACAAGCGCGAATGGGGCGAGTGCTATTAGCGAAAAATTGGCCGCCTCAGGTATTGAAGGCGAGGGTATGGTCTTAAATGTTGCCGATAGCGAGTCTGTAAATGCTGTAGTGGCCGATATCGCCAAGAAGTATTCGGCCGTTACTGTATTGGTCAATAATGCCGGCATTACGAAAGACAACTTATTGATGCGTATGAGCGATGAGGAGTGGTTTGATGTCATTGATACCAACCTAAACTCGATCTTCCGTTTAACAAAAGCCTGCTTGCGCGGGATGTTGAAGGCTAAGTGGGGCCGTGTTGTTAGCATTACGTCTATTGTTGGCTGCATGGGTAACGCAGGGCAAACAAATTACGCCGCAACTAAGGCGGGCGTTGCAGGCTTTGCACGCTCAATGGCGCAAGAAGTTGGGTCGCGCAATATCACTGTTAATGCTGTGGCGCCGGGTTTTATTGATACTGATATGACTAAGGCGCTACCAGAAGAGCAGCGCAAAAAACTAGAGTCATCCATTGCTTTGAACCGTCTAGGTCAGCCAGAAGAAATTGCTGGTGTCGTTGCCTTTTTATGCAGTGATGCAGCAGCCTATGTCACGGGCGAAACTGTTCAAGTAAACGGCGGAATGTACATGCAGTAA
- the fabD gene encoding ACP S-malonyltransferase, giving the protein MTDNALAFVFPGQGSQSVAMLADVAQQYPEVEETFAQASEALGFDLWALVQEDPEQTLGLTENAQPALLAASVALWRIYQKQGKAQPAILAGHSLGEWSALVCAGVIDFADAIKLVRLRGQYMQQAVPVGVGTMAAIIGLDDAVVEEVCRKAAEQGVVETVNYNSPGQLVIAGEVAAVESAMALCKEVGAKRALPLAVSAPFHTSMMKPAADNLAKHIADTTFNAPKIPVLHNVGVSTESDPEGIKQRLIQQIYSAVPWVASVNVMVEQGVETVVECGPGKVLSGLNKRIHKPLNCVALGSAAALAV; this is encoded by the coding sequence ATGACAGATAACGCATTAGCTTTTGTATTCCCCGGGCAAGGCTCGCAAAGTGTCGCCATGTTGGCCGATGTGGCACAACAATACCCCGAGGTTGAAGAAACATTTGCGCAAGCTAGTGAGGCGTTAGGTTTCGACTTATGGGCTTTGGTGCAGGAAGACCCCGAGCAAACTTTAGGTTTAACCGAAAATGCTCAACCTGCGCTGTTAGCAGCCAGTGTTGCTTTGTGGCGTATTTACCAAAAGCAAGGCAAGGCTCAGCCTGCAATTTTGGCAGGTCACAGTTTAGGGGAGTGGTCTGCACTGGTGTGTGCTGGCGTTATCGACTTTGCTGATGCCATCAAGCTTGTGCGCTTACGCGGCCAGTATATGCAGCAGGCGGTGCCGGTTGGAGTGGGTACTATGGCTGCCATTATTGGCTTAGACGATGCTGTTGTAGAGGAGGTTTGTCGAAAAGCGGCTGAGCAAGGTGTTGTAGAAACTGTTAATTACAACTCGCCAGGCCAATTGGTGATTGCAGGGGAAGTTGCCGCAGTAGAAAGTGCGATGGCACTTTGTAAAGAGGTCGGTGCAAAACGTGCCTTGCCGTTAGCCGTTAGCGCTCCCTTTCATACATCGATGATGAAGCCGGCAGCCGATAATTTGGCAAAGCACATTGCTGATACCACTTTTAATGCGCCGAAAATACCTGTGCTTCACAATGTAGGGGTATCTACAGAATCTGATCCCGAAGGGATAAAGCAGCGCTTGATACAGCAAATTTATTCTGCCGTGCCTTGGGTGGCGTCGGTCAATGTTATGGTCGAGCAAGGGGTTGAAACCGTTGTTGAATGCGGCCCTGGCAAGGTGCTTTCTGGTTTGAATAAGCGAATACATAAGCCTTTGAATTGTGTGGCTTTGGGTAGTGCAGCGGCGTTAGCTGTTTAA
- the tmk gene encoding dTMP kinase, protein MQGRFVTVEGTEGVGKSTNIAVIKEWLNERSIPFVATREPGGTPLAESLRELLLANRDESVDATAELLMVFAARAQHLNTLIKPHLDAGTWVLSDRFTDATYAYQGCGRGLDLALISQLEVLVQKTLRPDITVYLDVDVKVGLARAAARGELDRFEKEDVDFFERVRKGYLARVSQDPERYLVVNAGQELPAVKRDLLAALDCAFPQT, encoded by the coding sequence ATGCAAGGACGATTTGTTACCGTAGAGGGTACCGAGGGCGTTGGGAAATCAACGAATATTGCTGTTATTAAAGAGTGGTTAAACGAACGCAGTATTCCATTTGTCGCAACGCGAGAGCCTGGCGGAACCCCGTTGGCTGAGTCGCTTCGCGAGTTGTTGCTAGCCAATAGGGATGAATCAGTCGATGCGACTGCTGAATTATTGATGGTGTTCGCAGCCAGAGCGCAACACCTAAATACTTTAATTAAGCCGCATTTAGATGCTGGCACTTGGGTGTTGAGTGATCGTTTTACTGATGCAACTTATGCCTACCAAGGTTGTGGTCGGGGTTTGGATTTAGCATTAATTTCCCAATTAGAAGTGTTAGTGCAAAAAACACTTCGCCCTGATATTACCGTCTATTTGGATGTTGACGTTAAAGTTGGGCTGGCTCGGGCAGCCGCACGCGGCGAATTAGACCGCTTTGAAAAAGAAGATGTCGATTTTTTTGAGCGTGTGCGCAAAGGTTACTTAGCTCGCGTTTCGCAAGATCCAGAACGTTACTTAGTTGTCAATGCAGGGCAAGAATTGCCTGCAGTTAAACGCGATTTATTGGCGGCTTTGGACTGCGCATTTCCGCAAACTTAA
- the acpP gene encoding acyl carrier protein yields MSSIEERVKKIVAEQLGVKEDEVKTEASFVEDLGADSLDTVELVMALEEEFETEIPDEEAEKITTVQLAINYINENLA; encoded by the coding sequence ATGAGCAGCATCGAAGAACGCGTAAAAAAAATCGTTGCCGAGCAATTAGGCGTTAAAGAAGACGAAGTTAAAACTGAAGCTTCTTTCGTTGAAGACCTTGGTGCCGACTCATTGGATACAGTTGAGCTAGTTATGGCTTTGGAAGAGGAATTCGAAACTGAAATCCCTGACGAAGAAGCTGAAAAAATCACTACTGTTCAGCTTGCTATCAACTACATCAACGAGAACTTGGCATAA
- the mltG gene encoding endolytic transglycosylase MltG — translation MANSTFTRVTVAIVAWLLIMFGLAGVYLWQWLQTEQAVPASNRILVVEKGQGVGSVANALTQRDLLRWPLVWRLYARFLQPETLKAGEYALAAYESPITLLTRLQGGEVISYNVTFAEGLTLKQWLALLKAEPKLKQITGDMTAAQIAGELGISELNPEGWFFPDTYRFEKGDSDLDVLRRAYNKMQIELASQWARRQPSLPYDSAYEALIMASIIERETGVPYERPDIAGVFVRRLQKRMRLQTDPTVIYGMGDEYAGRIRRIHLETPTPYNTYVIKGLPPTPIANPGREAIAAAVNPADGAALYFVAKGDGSHQFSATLEQHNKAVRKYQLKRRADYSSTVKPVAPTAASSSVSAKGGK, via the coding sequence ATGGCTAATTCTACCTTTACCCGAGTTACAGTTGCGATCGTTGCGTGGCTGCTGATTATGTTTGGCCTTGCTGGCGTCTATTTGTGGCAATGGCTTCAAACGGAGCAGGCAGTTCCCGCATCAAACCGCATTTTAGTGGTGGAAAAAGGGCAGGGCGTTGGCAGCGTAGCCAATGCGCTTACTCAGCGCGACTTATTGCGGTGGCCCTTGGTTTGGCGGCTGTATGCTCGTTTTTTACAGCCAGAAACACTCAAGGCTGGGGAGTATGCGTTAGCGGCCTATGAATCGCCCATTACGCTGCTTACTCGGCTGCAAGGTGGTGAAGTCATTAGTTATAACGTCACTTTTGCTGAAGGTTTAACCTTAAAGCAATGGCTTGCTTTGCTAAAGGCCGAGCCAAAGCTTAAGCAGATTACGGGCGATATGACTGCCGCGCAAATTGCTGGTGAACTGGGGATTTCTGAATTAAACCCTGAAGGATGGTTTTTTCCTGATACTTATCGGTTTGAAAAAGGTGATAGCGATTTAGATGTTTTGCGCCGCGCTTACAATAAAATGCAAATAGAGTTGGCAAGTCAGTGGGCGCGTAGACAGCCATCGTTACCGTATGATTCCGCTTACGAAGCCTTAATTATGGCGTCTATTATTGAGCGAGAAACGGGCGTCCCCTATGAGCGCCCTGATATCGCCGGTGTATTTGTTCGCCGCTTGCAAAAGAGGATGCGCTTGCAAACCGATCCTACAGTTATTTATGGAATGGGGGATGAATATGCGGGGCGTATTCGGCGCATACATTTAGAGACACCCACGCCTTACAATACGTATGTCATCAAAGGCTTGCCGCCGACACCTATTGCTAACCCGGGCAGAGAAGCCATTGCAGCCGCTGTAAATCCTGCCGATGGGGCTGCGTTATATTTTGTTGCTAAAGGCGATGGCAGCCATCAGTTTTCAGCAACGCTTGAGCAGCACAATAAAGCGGTTCGAAAATACCAGTTAAAGCGCAGAGCGGATTATTCCTCTACGGTTAAACCTGTTGCGCCAACGGCTGCATCCAGTTCCGTTTCGGCGAAGGGAGGTAAGTAA
- a CDS encoding thiolase family protein yields MTALLDNVVIVGMARTPMGAMQGALSTCTAADLGAAAITGALRNGDLASDQIEAAIMGCVLPAGVGQAPARQAVLKAGLPASVCATTVNKVCGSGMKAVMQGVDAIRAGSAKLLIAGGMESMSNAPHMLAKARSGYRLGHGELLDHMFTDGLQDAYSGQLMGVFAEATAEKYGFSREAQDAFALESLRRARQAVDDNHFKSEITPITLEGRKGVVTVERDESIEIAKPEKIPTLKPAFKTGGTVTAANASSIADGAAALLLMPKSEALARGLAPLAEIKACAEHAQAPEWFTTAPVGAIEQVLAKSGWDIADVDLFEINEAFAVVTMAAIHDLALDANKVNIHGGACALGHPLGASGARLIVTLIAALQSQQKKRGIASLCIGGGEATAIALELL; encoded by the coding sequence ATGACGGCTCTTTTAGATAATGTAGTGATTGTAGGCATGGCGAGAACCCCTATGGGCGCTATGCAAGGGGCTTTAAGTACTTGCACTGCAGCGGATTTAGGCGCGGCGGCTATCACTGGCGCGTTGCGAAATGGTGATTTGGCGTCTGATCAAATAGAGGCGGCTATTATGGGCTGCGTCTTACCGGCCGGTGTGGGGCAGGCGCCTGCTAGGCAGGCTGTGCTCAAAGCCGGTTTGCCTGCCAGTGTTTGTGCTACCACGGTGAATAAGGTTTGCGGTTCTGGGATGAAGGCCGTTATGCAAGGCGTAGATGCTATCCGAGCGGGTAGCGCGAAGTTACTGATTGCTGGTGGCATGGAGAGTATGAGCAATGCGCCGCACATGCTGGCAAAGGCTAGAAGTGGTTATCGCTTAGGGCATGGTGAACTGCTGGATCACATGTTTACCGATGGCTTGCAAGACGCTTATAGCGGGCAGCTAATGGGCGTATTTGCGGAGGCTACAGCGGAAAAGTACGGTTTTTCACGCGAAGCGCAAGATGCCTTTGCTTTAGAGTCGCTGCGGCGCGCGCGGCAAGCGGTAGATGACAATCATTTCAAATCAGAAATAACGCCAATAACGCTTGAAGGGCGTAAGGGGGTAGTGACTGTTGAGCGTGATGAGTCAATCGAAATAGCCAAGCCCGAAAAAATACCCACTTTAAAGCCGGCCTTTAAAACTGGCGGCACGGTTACGGCGGCAAATGCCAGCTCAATTGCCGATGGCGCTGCAGCATTATTATTGATGCCTAAAAGCGAAGCGCTAGCGCGAGGCCTTGCCCCTTTAGCAGAAATAAAAGCCTGCGCAGAGCATGCACAAGCCCCCGAATGGTTTACAACGGCGCCTGTTGGGGCAATTGAGCAGGTATTAGCGAAGAGCGGCTGGGATATCGCCGATGTTGATTTGTTTGAAATCAACGAAGCCTTTGCCGTGGTGACGATGGCTGCGATACATGACTTAGCTTTGGATGCCAATAAGGTGAATATTCATGGCGGTGCGTGTGCGTTGGGGCACCCGCTAGGTGCCTCGGGTGCGAGACTTATTGTAACGCTGATTGCGGCGCTACAATCGCAGCAAAAAAAGCGCGGTATAGCGAGTTTGTGTATTGGTGGTGGTGAGGCGACAGCCATTGCTTTAGAGTTGCTGTGA
- the plsX gene encoding phosphate acyltransferase PlsX: MASPTYLAVDVMGGDESPHSFVCASVSFLKLHSLAHITLFGDKATLESSLSTLDINAVASRLNVVHAGQIVTPEEKPGVALRSKQRSSMWLALSAVASGEMQAVLSAGNTGALMAMARHLLGTLEGIERPAICKRMPVSGAPCFVLDLGANVKVGAKQLREFALMGAALAEVEGVAPVKVGLLNVGEELQKGTEVLQETDKLLRDDPRYQYLGFVEGNAIFEGVANVVVCDGFAGNVALKASEGLARYLIQDLRRYFAASWWRKFLGALLGLMAIGWFKRLDPAGYNGALLVGLKGVVVKSHGGADGKGFQAALRVANDQAQRRPDQLLASWLSQSA, encoded by the coding sequence TTGGCATCGCCAACTTATTTAGCTGTTGATGTAATGGGTGGGGACGAAAGTCCCCACTCGTTCGTTTGCGCTTCGGTTTCTTTCCTAAAGCTCCACTCTCTTGCCCATATTACTCTGTTTGGTGATAAAGCCACGCTAGAGTCTTCGTTGAGCACACTAGATATTAACGCTGTAGCTTCTCGGCTGAACGTAGTTCATGCAGGGCAAATAGTCACGCCTGAAGAAAAGCCCGGCGTTGCCTTGCGATCGAAGCAGCGCTCATCAATGTGGTTGGCGCTTAGCGCGGTTGCTAGTGGTGAGATGCAAGCTGTTTTAAGTGCTGGTAATACCGGCGCCTTAATGGCGATGGCAAGGCACCTACTGGGAACCCTTGAGGGTATAGAACGGCCTGCTATTTGTAAGCGTATGCCAGTATCGGGTGCGCCTTGTTTTGTACTGGATTTAGGTGCAAACGTTAAGGTTGGGGCAAAGCAACTGCGCGAATTTGCGTTGATGGGCGCAGCCTTGGCGGAGGTAGAAGGCGTGGCTCCGGTTAAGGTCGGGCTGCTTAATGTTGGCGAGGAGCTGCAAAAGGGGACTGAGGTCCTGCAAGAGACGGACAAACTGTTGCGAGACGACCCGCGTTACCAATACTTGGGGTTTGTTGAAGGTAATGCCATTTTTGAAGGCGTTGCCAATGTAGTTGTGTGTGATGGCTTTGCTGGCAATGTGGCGCTGAAGGCTAGTGAGGGGTTGGCTCGCTATCTTATTCAAGATTTGCGCCGATATTTCGCGGCCTCTTGGTGGCGTAAGTTTCTTGGGGCATTACTTGGGCTTATGGCTATTGGCTGGTTTAAGCGTTTGGACCCTGCAGGTTACAACGGTGCTTTGTTGGTGGGGTTAAAAGGCGTGGTGGTAAAAAGCCATGGCGGTGCTGATGGCAAAGGGTTTCAGGCTGCTTTAAGGGTGGCTAACGATCAGGCGCAGCGGCGTCCAGATCAGTTATTGGCGAGTTGGCTATCGCAATCGGCATAG